Proteins encoded in a region of the Patagioenas fasciata isolate bPatFas1 chromosome 21, bPatFas1.hap1, whole genome shotgun sequence genome:
- the CTSE gene encoding cathepsin E, protein MEYFGQISIGTPPQNFTVVFDTGSSNLWVPSVYCVSKACAEHARFQPSQSSTYQAIGTPFSIQYGTGSLTGVIGSDQVVVEGLTVNNQQFAESISEPGKAFLDAPFDGVLGLAYPSLAVDGVTPVFDNMMAQNLVELPIFSVYLSTNPESSLGGELLFGGFDPSRFMGTLNWVPVTQQGYWQIQLDNIQVAGTVAFCTNGCQAIVDTGTSLITGPTKDVKVLQKYIGATPVDGEYAVECSNLDVMPDVTFTINGVPYLLSAQAYTLVENSDGMAFCTSGFQGLDIAPPYGPLWILGDVFIRQFYSVFDRGNNRVGLAPTVP, encoded by the exons ATGGAGTATTTTGGGCAGATCTCTATCGGGACCCCCCCCCAGAACTTCACCGTGGTGTTCGACACAGGCTCCTCCAACCTCTGGGTGCCGTCCGTCTACTGTGTCAGCAAAGCCTGCG CCGAGCACGCCAGGTTTCAGCCGTCACAGTCCAGCACGTACCAGGCCATAGGGACGCCTTTCTCCATCCAGTACGGGACCGGCAGTTTGACAGGGGTCATCGGATCTGACCAAGTAGTC gTCGAGGGCCTCACCGTGAACAACCAGCAGTTTGCAGAGAGCATCAGCGAGCCGGGAAAAGCCTTCCTGGATGCCCCATTTGATGGGGTCCTGGGGCTGGCTTACCCCTCGCTGGCCGTGGATGGAGTCACCCCTGTCTTCGACAACATGATGGCACAAAATCTGGTGGAGCTGCCCATATTCTCCGTCTACCTGAGCAC GAACCCTGAATCCTCGCTGGGAGGAGAGCTGCTCTTTGGTGGCTTCGACCCCTCTCGTTTCATGGGGACCCTGAACTGGGTGCCAGTCACCCAACAAGGGTACTGGCAGATCCAGCTGGACAA CATCCAGGTGGCGGGGACAGTGGCTTTCTGCACAAACGGCTGCCAGGCCATCGTGGACACCGGGACGTCACTCATCACAGGTCCCACCAAGGATGTCAAAGTATTGCAGAAGTATATCGGTGCCACACCTGTGGATGGAGAG TACGCCGTGGAGTGCAGCAACCTCGACGTGATGCCCGATGTGACCTTCACCATCAACGGGGTCCCCTACCTGCTCAGCGCCCAGGCGTACACCCTCGTG gaGAACAGCGACGGCATGGCCTTCTGCACCAGTGGCTTCCAGGGACTGGACATCGCCCCTCCCTATGGACCCCTCTGGATTTTGGGTGACGTTTTCATCCGTCAGTTTTACTCCGTCTTTGACCGTGGCAATAACAGGGTGGGGTTGGCCCCCACTGTCCCTTAG
- the RAB7B gene encoding ras-related protein Rab-7b, with protein sequence MDANKKVDLKIIIIGALGVGKTSLLHQYVHKTFYEDYRTTLGASILTKVVAVDNTPLKLQIWDTGGQERFRSMVSTFYKGSDGCMLAFDVTDRESFESLDNWRDDFLEKVIPREQDFPMVVLGNKIDICDRQVPKETASSWCKEKDIPYFEVSAKNNINVAEAFETLAKQALITHKGYLESYLTDSIKLTPNDKPKKSCC encoded by the exons ATGGACGCCAACAAGAAGGTGGATCTGAAGATAATTATCATAGGAGCTCTGGG CGTGGGCAAAACCTCCCTCCTGCACCAGTACGTGCACAAGACGTTCTACGAGGATTACCGCACCACGCTGGGGGCCAGCATCCTGACCAAAGTCGTGGCGGTGGACAACACCCCCCTGAAACTGCAG ATCTGGGATACAGGGGGACAGGAGCGATTCCGGTCCATGGTGTCGACCTTCTACAAAGGCTCAGATGGCTGCATGCTGGCCTTCGACGTGACGGACAGGGAGTCCTTTGAGTCCCTGGACAACTGGAGAGACGATTTCCTAGAGAAGGTCATCCCGAGGGAGCAAGATTTCCCAATGGTCGTGCTGGGGAACAAAATAGACATCTGCGATCGGCAG GTACCCAAGGAGacggcctcatcctggtgcaaggAGAAAGACATCCCTTATTTTGAAGTCAGCGCCAAGAACAACATCAATGTTGCAGAGGCTTTCGAGACCCTCGCAAAGCAGGCATTGATAACA CATAAAGGGTATTTGGAGAGTTATTTAACCGACTCCATCAAGCTCACTCCCAACGACAAGCCCAAGAAGAGCTGCTGCTGA